One window of the Manihot esculenta cultivar AM560-2 chromosome 14, M.esculenta_v8, whole genome shotgun sequence genome contains the following:
- the LOC110600116 gene encoding histone acetyltransferase HAC1 isoform X1 → MNVQAHISGQICGQVPNQLPQQNGNPLPAVQLQNLAASSGGGLTSPSMFTMDPELHRARIFMREKIFAIILQRQPQPVSEPQKQKFKDIAKRLEEGLFKAAQSKEDYMNLNTLESRLSSLIKRAPVNNHNQRHGQLVNPSSSIGTMIPTPGMSHSGNSNLMVSSADTVMTASSGCDSISVTTMNTGSLLPSSSLHSSFSRSDAMVAGTMSNGYQQTLANFSISSGGSLPSMGGQRMTSQMIPTPGYNNSNNNNKSNNQSFVNMESSSSLGGYSTVESTMASQPQQQKQYAGGQNSHILQNLGSQMGSSIRSGLQQKSYGFSNGALNSGMGMITNNLQLVSEPCASEGYMTPTPYASSPKPLQQHFDQQQQQIVHGEGYGISNADSFGSGNFYNTVTSVGSMMNAQNLTSMSLRPMPKTNSSLVNNQLNLHGMQQGAHIKPQSADQSEKMNFQSLPSRDSILQTHQQQQFQQHLHQFPQQQFVQQQCIKNQQNQQHQHLLHDAFDQSQPSNPSNRVKHEPGVEHHNEVLHLQTSQQFQMSELQNQFQQNVVEDHSQVAQNLSQPSGQHDMCSSLAQNSQQMQQMLHPHQLVSESQSDFNCHSIGAPSATIMQGQWRPHLQDRAGIPSMSHEQHVQEDFHQRISGQDEAQRNNLASEGSNIVQSAAPRNSSETQHSNGVVCRSGNANRDRQFRNQQKWLLFLRHARRCTAPEGKCSDVNCITVQKLLRHMDRCNSSPCPYPRCHHTRILIQHNKHCRDAGCPVCIPVKNYLEAQMRARTRPSSDSCFSIKSNNTSDNSAKFISKNPAVETSEELHPSLKRMKVEQSPQSFKPENETAVVSASVATDSHISQDVKLQDYKQGDAFVPVKSEYMEIKLELPLSSLQGSPSNNEKKKDIVDRNSQKPNGEAIVQDESTDLSKQESIKVEKETDQGKQEISAQPADNATGTKSGKPKIKGVSLTELFTPEQVREHIMGLRQWVGQSKAKAEKNQAMEHSMSENSCQLCAVEKLTFEPPPIYCTPCGARIKRNAMYYTMGAGDTRHYFCIPCYNEARGDTIVVDGSAIQKARLEKKKNDEETEEWWVQCDKCEAWQHQICALFNGRRNDGGQAEYTCPNCYIAEIERGERKPLPQSAVLGAKDLPRTILSDHIEQRLFKRLKQERQERARIQVKSYDEVPGAEALVIRVVSSVDKKLEVKQRFLEIFREENYPTEFPYKSKVILLFQKIEGVEVCLFGMYVQEFGSECQFPNQRRVYLSYLDSVKYFRPEIKAVTGEALRTFVYHEILIGYLEYCKKRGFTSCYIWACPPLKGEDYILYCHPEIQKTPKSDKLREWYLSMLRKASKENIVVELTNLYDHFFVSTGECKAKVTAARLPYFDGDYWPGAAEDLIYQLNQEEDGRKQNKKGTTKKTITKRALKASGQSDLSGNASKDLLLMHKLGETICPMKEDFIMVHLQHCCTHCCVLMVSGNRWVCHQCKNFQICDNCYEAEQKREERERHPINQREKHALYRVEITDVPADTKDKDEILESEFFDTRQAFLSLCQGNHYQYDTLRRAKHSSMMVLYHLHNPTAPAFVTTCNICHLDIETGQGWRCEVCPDYDVCNACYQKDGGIDHPHKLTNHPSMADRDAQNKEARQLRVLQLRKMLDLLVHASQCRSPHCQYPNCRKVKGLFRHGIQCKTRASGGCVLCKKMWYLLQLHARACKESECHVPRCRDLKEHLRRLQQQSDSRRRAAVMEMMRQRAAEVAGNSG, encoded by the exons ATGAATGTGCAGGCGCATATATCTGGGCAGATCTGTGGACAGGTTCCTAATCAGTTGCCCCAACAGAATGGGAATCCGCTCCCTGCAGTTCAGTTGCAGAATTTAGCTGCTTCTAGTGGTGGAGGTTTGACTTCTCCTAGCATGTTCACCATGGACCCTGAGCTTCATAGAGCTCGCATTTTTATGCGTGAGAAAAT ATTTGCAATTATCTTGCAGAGGCAGCCTCAGCCAGTTAGTGAACCACAGAAACAGAAATTTAAGGATATTGCCAAACGCCTTGAGGAGGGTCTGTTTAAAGCTGCTCAGTCAAAg GAGGACTACATGAACCTAAATACCTTAGAGAGTCGTCTTAGTAGCCTGATCAAACGTGCACCTGTGAATAACCACAACCAACGACATGGACAACTTGTTAATCCTTCTTCTTCCATTGGTACTATGATACCCACCCCTGGCATGTCACATAGTGGGAATTCCAACTTGATGGTATCTTCTGCAGATACTGTGATGACTGCTTCCAGTGGATGTGATAGTATATCAGTGACAACTATGAACACCGGAAGCCTGTTGCCATCTAGCTCTTTACATAGTTCCTTCAGTAGATCTGATG CTATGGTTGCAGGGACTATGTCTAATGGATATCAGCAAACACTGGCCAATTTCTCTATTAGCTCTGGTGGGAGTTTGCCATCCATGGGTGGGCAAAGAATGACAAGCCAGATGATTCCAACTCCTGGATATAATAATAGCAATAACAATAACAAGAGTAATAATCAATCTTTCGTGAATATGGAGTCATCTAGTAGTCTTGGTGGTTATTCAACTGTTGAATCTACAATGGCATCACAGCCACAGCAGCAAAAGCAGTATGCTGGAGGTCAAAACAGTCACATACTGCAGAATCTTGGCAGCCAAATGGGCAGCAGTATTAGATCTGGATTGCAGCAAAAATCATATGGGTTCTCAAACGGAGCTCTAAATAGTGGAATGGGGATGATTACGAACAATTTACAGCTTGTGAGTGAACCTTGTGCCTCTGAGGGTTATATGACTCCCACACCGTATGCTAGTTCACCCAAACCATTGCAACAGCATTTTGATCAACAACAGCAACAAATAGTGCATG GTGAGGGATATGGAATAAGTAATGCTGATTCCTTTGGATCTGGAAACTTTTATAATACAGTAACATCTGTTGGATCAATGATGAATGCTCAGAATTTGACTTCCATGAGCTTGCGGCCCATGCCCAAAACTAACTCATCTCTGGTAAATAATCAGTTAAATTTACATGGAATGCAACAAGGTGCACATATAAAGCCTCAATCAGCTGATCAATCTGAAAAGATGAATTTTCAGTCTCTACCTTCTAGGGACAGTATCCTACAGACTCACCAACAACAGCAATTTCAGCAACATCTTCATCAATTTCCACAGCAGCAATTTGTTCAGCAACAATGCATTAAAAATCAGCAAAACCAGCAGCATCAACATCTTCTTCATGATGCTTTTGATCAGTCTCAGCCATCCAATCCCAGTAATCGGGTGAAGCATGAGCCTGGAGTGGAGCACCATAATGAAGTTCTGCACTTGCAAACCTCTCAACAGTTCCAAATGTCTGAGTTGCAAAATCAATTCCAGCAGAATGTTGTTGAGGATCATTCTCAGGTAGCACAAAATCTCTCTCAGCCATCTGGACAGCATGACATGTGTTCATCATTGGCACAAAATTCACAGCAAATGCAACAGATGTTGCATCCACATCAGTTGGTTTCAGAATCTCAAAGTGATTTTAATTGCCATTCTATTGGAGCACCATCAGCTACAATAATGCAGGGCCAATGGCGTCCTCATTTGCAGGACAGAGCTGGCATCCCTAGCATGTCACATGAGCAGCATGTCCAAGAGGATTTCCACCAGAGAATATCTGGTCAGGATGAAGCTCAACGGAATAATTTAGCTTCAGAAGGTTCTAATATTGTTCAAAGTGCTGCTCCTAGAAATTCTTCAGAGACTCAACATTCAAATGGTGTTGTTTGTAGATCAGGAAATGCAAACCGAGACCGCCAGTTCAGAAATCAACAGAAGTGGCTCTTGTTCTTGCGGCATGCTCGCCGATGTACAGCTCCTGAAGGGAAATGTTCAGATGTTAATTGCATTACCGTGCAAAAGTTGCTTAGACATATGGACAGATGCAATTCATCTCCATGCCCATATCCTCGATGCCATCATACCAGGATATTGATTCAACACAACAAGCACTGTAGGGATGCAGGGTGTCCTGTTTGTATTCCTGTCAAAAATTATTTAGAGGCACAAATGAGGGCACGCACTCGTCCAAGCTCAGATTCCTGTTTTTCTATCAAATCCAACAATACTAGTGATAATTCAGCtaaattcatttcaaaaaatCCAGCAGTTGAAACTTCAGAAGAACTGCATCCCTCCCTAAAGCGCATGAAAGTAGAGCAGTCCCCCCAATCTTTTAAACCTGAGAATGAAACTGCTGTAGTATCTGCTTCTGTAGCCACTGATTCTCACATATCTCAGGATGTCAAGCTGCAAGATTATAAACAGGGTGACGCATTTGTGCCCGTCAAGTCCGAGTACATGGAGATAAAGTTGGAACTTCCATTAAGTTCTCTACAAGGAAGTCCTAGCAATAATGAGAAGAAAAAGGATATCGTAGACAGAAACAGCCAAAAGCCTAATGGTGAAGCTATTGTACAAGATGAGTCAACTGATTTATCAAAGCAAGAGAGCATCAAAGTTGAGAAAGAAACAGATCAAGGCAAGCAAGAAATTTCTGCACAACCTGCAGATAATGCAACTGGAACCAAGTCTGGAAAGCCAAAAATAAAGGGGGTATCACTGACTGAACTGTTCACTCCTGAACAAGTCAGGGAGCATATTATGGGCCTCAGGCAATGGGTTGGCCAG AGTAAGGCAAAGGCAGAGAAGAACCAAGCAATGGAGCATTCAATGAGTGAGAACTCTTGTCAACTCTGTGCAGTTGAAAAGCTTACTTTTGAACCACCACCAATATACTGCACTCCCTGTGGTGCTCGCATTAAACGAAATGCAATGTATTATACTATGGGAGCTGGTGATACACGGCACTATTTCTGTATTCCTTGTTATAATGAGGCTCGTGGAGACACTATTGTCGTTGATGGGAGTGCCATCCAAAAGGCACGGcttgagaagaagaaaaatgatgAGGAGACTGAAGAATGG TGGGTTCAATGTGACAAGTGCGAAGCCTGGCAACATCAAATTTGTGCTTTATTTAATGGGAGAAGAAATGATGGTGGGCAAGCTGAATATACTTGCCCTAATTGCTACATAGCAGAGATTGAAAGAGGAGAGCGTAAGCCTTTACCTCAGAGTGCAGTCCTTGGGGCCAAAGATCTACCTCGAACAATACTTAGCGACCACATAGAGCAACGGTTATTCAAGAGATTGAAGCAGGAGAGACAAGAGAGGGCGAGGATTCAAGTAAAAAGTTATGATGAG GTTCCTGGAGCAGAAGCACTTGTAATTCGAGTTGTTTCATCAGTTGACAAAAAGTTGGAAGTGAAGCAGCGGTTTCTTGAAATTTTTCGAGAAGAAAATTACCCAACTGAATTCCCATACAAGTCCAAG GTGATTTTGTTGTTTCAGAAGATTGAAGGTGTGGAGGTATGTCTATTCGGCATGTATGTCCAAGAATTTGGATCAGAATGTCAATTTCCAAATCAACGCCGTGTCTATTTGTCGTATCTGGATTCTGTGAAGTATTTTAGACCCGAGATTAAAGCAGTGACAGGGGAGGCTCTCCGTACATTTGTTTACCATGAAATTTTG ATTGGATACCTTGAATACTGCAAGAAGAGAGGTTTTACTAGCTGCTATATATGGGCTTGCCCTCCTTTAAAGGGTGAAGACTACATATTATATTGCCATCCAGAAATCCAGAAAACACCAAAATCTGATAAACTCCGGGAGTG GTATTTGTCAATGCTAAGAAAAGCCTCTAAGGAAAATATTGTGGTTGAACTAACTAATTTATATGATCATTTCTTTGTATCTACTGGGGAATGCAAGGCAAAGGTAACAGCTGCAAGGTTGCCATACTTTGATGGTGACTATTGGCCTGGTGCTGCAGAGGATTTAATTTATCAGCTTAACCAAGAAGAAGATGGCAGAAAACAGAACAAGAAGGGAACAACCAAAAAGACCATAACAAAAAGGGCTCTTAAGGCATCTGGTCAGTCGGATCTTTCTGGTAACGCATCGAAGGATCTGCTACTAATGCATAAA CTTGGTGAGACAATATGCCCAATGAAGGAAGACTTTATCATGGTTCATTTACAGCATTGCTGCACCCACTGTTGTGTTTTGATGGTATCGGGAAACCGCTGGGTTTGCCACCAATGCAAAAACTTTCAGATTTGTGATAA CTGTTACGAGGCTGAACAGAAGCGTGAAGAAAGGGAGCGGCATCCTATCAACCAAAGGGAGAAACATGCACTCTATCGT GTTGAAATCACTGATGTGCCTGCTGATACAAAGGATAAAGATGAAATTCTTGAGAGTGAATTCTTTGACACGAGACAAGCATTTCTTAGTCTTTGTCAAGGAAATCATTATCAGTATGATACTCTACGCCGGGCTAAGCATTCTTCAATGATGGTCCTTTACCATCTCCATAATCCAACTGCTCCTGCTTTTGTTACAACATGCAATATATGTCATCTTGACATTGAAACGGGTCAAGGTTGGCGCTGTGAAGTGTGCCCTGATTATGATGTATGCAATGCTTGTTACCAAAAGGATGGGGGTATTGATCATCCTCATAAGTTGACAAATCATCCATCAATGGCTGATCGTGATGCCCAGAATAAAGAAGCTAGGCAGCTAAGGGTTCTACAG CTTAGGAAAATGCTTGATCTTCTGGTGCATGCATCACAGTGCCGTTCTCCACATTGCCAATATCCAAATTGTCGTAAGGTGAAGGGACTTTTCCGACATGGGATTCAATGCAAGACACGTGCTTCTGGAGGTTGTGTTCTGTGCAAGAAAATGTGGTATCTCCTGCAACTTCATGCTCGGGCATGCAAAGAATCAGAATGCCACGTACCACGTTGCAG AGATCTAAAAGAACATTTGAGAAGGCTGCAGCAGCAGTCTGATTCACGGCGAAGGGCTGCTGTGATGGAGATGATGAGACAGAGAGCTGCAGAGGTTGCTGGCAACTCTGGGTAA
- the LOC110600116 gene encoding histone acetyltransferase HAC1 isoform X2, producing the protein MNVQAHISGQICGQVPNQLPQQNGNPLPAVQLQNLAASSGGGLTSPSMFTMDPELHRARIFMREKIFAIILQRQPQPVSEPQKQKFKDIAKRLEEGLFKAAQSKEDYMNLNTLESRLSSLIKRAPVNNHNQRHGQLVNPSSSIGTMIPTPGMSHSGNSNLMVSSADTVMTASSGCDSISVTTMNTGSLLPSSSLHSSFSRSDGTMSNGYQQTLANFSISSGGSLPSMGGQRMTSQMIPTPGYNNSNNNNKSNNQSFVNMESSSSLGGYSTVESTMASQPQQQKQYAGGQNSHILQNLGSQMGSSIRSGLQQKSYGFSNGALNSGMGMITNNLQLVSEPCASEGYMTPTPYASSPKPLQQHFDQQQQQIVHGEGYGISNADSFGSGNFYNTVTSVGSMMNAQNLTSMSLRPMPKTNSSLVNNQLNLHGMQQGAHIKPQSADQSEKMNFQSLPSRDSILQTHQQQQFQQHLHQFPQQQFVQQQCIKNQQNQQHQHLLHDAFDQSQPSNPSNRVKHEPGVEHHNEVLHLQTSQQFQMSELQNQFQQNVVEDHSQVAQNLSQPSGQHDMCSSLAQNSQQMQQMLHPHQLVSESQSDFNCHSIGAPSATIMQGQWRPHLQDRAGIPSMSHEQHVQEDFHQRISGQDEAQRNNLASEGSNIVQSAAPRNSSETQHSNGVVCRSGNANRDRQFRNQQKWLLFLRHARRCTAPEGKCSDVNCITVQKLLRHMDRCNSSPCPYPRCHHTRILIQHNKHCRDAGCPVCIPVKNYLEAQMRARTRPSSDSCFSIKSNNTSDNSAKFISKNPAVETSEELHPSLKRMKVEQSPQSFKPENETAVVSASVATDSHISQDVKLQDYKQGDAFVPVKSEYMEIKLELPLSSLQGSPSNNEKKKDIVDRNSQKPNGEAIVQDESTDLSKQESIKVEKETDQGKQEISAQPADNATGTKSGKPKIKGVSLTELFTPEQVREHIMGLRQWVGQSKAKAEKNQAMEHSMSENSCQLCAVEKLTFEPPPIYCTPCGARIKRNAMYYTMGAGDTRHYFCIPCYNEARGDTIVVDGSAIQKARLEKKKNDEETEEWWVQCDKCEAWQHQICALFNGRRNDGGQAEYTCPNCYIAEIERGERKPLPQSAVLGAKDLPRTILSDHIEQRLFKRLKQERQERARIQVKSYDEVPGAEALVIRVVSSVDKKLEVKQRFLEIFREENYPTEFPYKSKVILLFQKIEGVEVCLFGMYVQEFGSECQFPNQRRVYLSYLDSVKYFRPEIKAVTGEALRTFVYHEILIGYLEYCKKRGFTSCYIWACPPLKGEDYILYCHPEIQKTPKSDKLREWYLSMLRKASKENIVVELTNLYDHFFVSTGECKAKVTAARLPYFDGDYWPGAAEDLIYQLNQEEDGRKQNKKGTTKKTITKRALKASGQSDLSGNASKDLLLMHKLGETICPMKEDFIMVHLQHCCTHCCVLMVSGNRWVCHQCKNFQICDNCYEAEQKREERERHPINQREKHALYRVEITDVPADTKDKDEILESEFFDTRQAFLSLCQGNHYQYDTLRRAKHSSMMVLYHLHNPTAPAFVTTCNICHLDIETGQGWRCEVCPDYDVCNACYQKDGGIDHPHKLTNHPSMADRDAQNKEARQLRVLQLRKMLDLLVHASQCRSPHCQYPNCRKVKGLFRHGIQCKTRASGGCVLCKKMWYLLQLHARACKESECHVPRCRDLKEHLRRLQQQSDSRRRAAVMEMMRQRAAEVAGNSG; encoded by the exons ATGAATGTGCAGGCGCATATATCTGGGCAGATCTGTGGACAGGTTCCTAATCAGTTGCCCCAACAGAATGGGAATCCGCTCCCTGCAGTTCAGTTGCAGAATTTAGCTGCTTCTAGTGGTGGAGGTTTGACTTCTCCTAGCATGTTCACCATGGACCCTGAGCTTCATAGAGCTCGCATTTTTATGCGTGAGAAAAT ATTTGCAATTATCTTGCAGAGGCAGCCTCAGCCAGTTAGTGAACCACAGAAACAGAAATTTAAGGATATTGCCAAACGCCTTGAGGAGGGTCTGTTTAAAGCTGCTCAGTCAAAg GAGGACTACATGAACCTAAATACCTTAGAGAGTCGTCTTAGTAGCCTGATCAAACGTGCACCTGTGAATAACCACAACCAACGACATGGACAACTTGTTAATCCTTCTTCTTCCATTGGTACTATGATACCCACCCCTGGCATGTCACATAGTGGGAATTCCAACTTGATGGTATCTTCTGCAGATACTGTGATGACTGCTTCCAGTGGATGTGATAGTATATCAGTGACAACTATGAACACCGGAAGCCTGTTGCCATCTAGCTCTTTACATAGTTCCTTCAGTAGATCTGATG GGACTATGTCTAATGGATATCAGCAAACACTGGCCAATTTCTCTATTAGCTCTGGTGGGAGTTTGCCATCCATGGGTGGGCAAAGAATGACAAGCCAGATGATTCCAACTCCTGGATATAATAATAGCAATAACAATAACAAGAGTAATAATCAATCTTTCGTGAATATGGAGTCATCTAGTAGTCTTGGTGGTTATTCAACTGTTGAATCTACAATGGCATCACAGCCACAGCAGCAAAAGCAGTATGCTGGAGGTCAAAACAGTCACATACTGCAGAATCTTGGCAGCCAAATGGGCAGCAGTATTAGATCTGGATTGCAGCAAAAATCATATGGGTTCTCAAACGGAGCTCTAAATAGTGGAATGGGGATGATTACGAACAATTTACAGCTTGTGAGTGAACCTTGTGCCTCTGAGGGTTATATGACTCCCACACCGTATGCTAGTTCACCCAAACCATTGCAACAGCATTTTGATCAACAACAGCAACAAATAGTGCATG GTGAGGGATATGGAATAAGTAATGCTGATTCCTTTGGATCTGGAAACTTTTATAATACAGTAACATCTGTTGGATCAATGATGAATGCTCAGAATTTGACTTCCATGAGCTTGCGGCCCATGCCCAAAACTAACTCATCTCTGGTAAATAATCAGTTAAATTTACATGGAATGCAACAAGGTGCACATATAAAGCCTCAATCAGCTGATCAATCTGAAAAGATGAATTTTCAGTCTCTACCTTCTAGGGACAGTATCCTACAGACTCACCAACAACAGCAATTTCAGCAACATCTTCATCAATTTCCACAGCAGCAATTTGTTCAGCAACAATGCATTAAAAATCAGCAAAACCAGCAGCATCAACATCTTCTTCATGATGCTTTTGATCAGTCTCAGCCATCCAATCCCAGTAATCGGGTGAAGCATGAGCCTGGAGTGGAGCACCATAATGAAGTTCTGCACTTGCAAACCTCTCAACAGTTCCAAATGTCTGAGTTGCAAAATCAATTCCAGCAGAATGTTGTTGAGGATCATTCTCAGGTAGCACAAAATCTCTCTCAGCCATCTGGACAGCATGACATGTGTTCATCATTGGCACAAAATTCACAGCAAATGCAACAGATGTTGCATCCACATCAGTTGGTTTCAGAATCTCAAAGTGATTTTAATTGCCATTCTATTGGAGCACCATCAGCTACAATAATGCAGGGCCAATGGCGTCCTCATTTGCAGGACAGAGCTGGCATCCCTAGCATGTCACATGAGCAGCATGTCCAAGAGGATTTCCACCAGAGAATATCTGGTCAGGATGAAGCTCAACGGAATAATTTAGCTTCAGAAGGTTCTAATATTGTTCAAAGTGCTGCTCCTAGAAATTCTTCAGAGACTCAACATTCAAATGGTGTTGTTTGTAGATCAGGAAATGCAAACCGAGACCGCCAGTTCAGAAATCAACAGAAGTGGCTCTTGTTCTTGCGGCATGCTCGCCGATGTACAGCTCCTGAAGGGAAATGTTCAGATGTTAATTGCATTACCGTGCAAAAGTTGCTTAGACATATGGACAGATGCAATTCATCTCCATGCCCATATCCTCGATGCCATCATACCAGGATATTGATTCAACACAACAAGCACTGTAGGGATGCAGGGTGTCCTGTTTGTATTCCTGTCAAAAATTATTTAGAGGCACAAATGAGGGCACGCACTCGTCCAAGCTCAGATTCCTGTTTTTCTATCAAATCCAACAATACTAGTGATAATTCAGCtaaattcatttcaaaaaatCCAGCAGTTGAAACTTCAGAAGAACTGCATCCCTCCCTAAAGCGCATGAAAGTAGAGCAGTCCCCCCAATCTTTTAAACCTGAGAATGAAACTGCTGTAGTATCTGCTTCTGTAGCCACTGATTCTCACATATCTCAGGATGTCAAGCTGCAAGATTATAAACAGGGTGACGCATTTGTGCCCGTCAAGTCCGAGTACATGGAGATAAAGTTGGAACTTCCATTAAGTTCTCTACAAGGAAGTCCTAGCAATAATGAGAAGAAAAAGGATATCGTAGACAGAAACAGCCAAAAGCCTAATGGTGAAGCTATTGTACAAGATGAGTCAACTGATTTATCAAAGCAAGAGAGCATCAAAGTTGAGAAAGAAACAGATCAAGGCAAGCAAGAAATTTCTGCACAACCTGCAGATAATGCAACTGGAACCAAGTCTGGAAAGCCAAAAATAAAGGGGGTATCACTGACTGAACTGTTCACTCCTGAACAAGTCAGGGAGCATATTATGGGCCTCAGGCAATGGGTTGGCCAG AGTAAGGCAAAGGCAGAGAAGAACCAAGCAATGGAGCATTCAATGAGTGAGAACTCTTGTCAACTCTGTGCAGTTGAAAAGCTTACTTTTGAACCACCACCAATATACTGCACTCCCTGTGGTGCTCGCATTAAACGAAATGCAATGTATTATACTATGGGAGCTGGTGATACACGGCACTATTTCTGTATTCCTTGTTATAATGAGGCTCGTGGAGACACTATTGTCGTTGATGGGAGTGCCATCCAAAAGGCACGGcttgagaagaagaaaaatgatgAGGAGACTGAAGAATGG TGGGTTCAATGTGACAAGTGCGAAGCCTGGCAACATCAAATTTGTGCTTTATTTAATGGGAGAAGAAATGATGGTGGGCAAGCTGAATATACTTGCCCTAATTGCTACATAGCAGAGATTGAAAGAGGAGAGCGTAAGCCTTTACCTCAGAGTGCAGTCCTTGGGGCCAAAGATCTACCTCGAACAATACTTAGCGACCACATAGAGCAACGGTTATTCAAGAGATTGAAGCAGGAGAGACAAGAGAGGGCGAGGATTCAAGTAAAAAGTTATGATGAG GTTCCTGGAGCAGAAGCACTTGTAATTCGAGTTGTTTCATCAGTTGACAAAAAGTTGGAAGTGAAGCAGCGGTTTCTTGAAATTTTTCGAGAAGAAAATTACCCAACTGAATTCCCATACAAGTCCAAG GTGATTTTGTTGTTTCAGAAGATTGAAGGTGTGGAGGTATGTCTATTCGGCATGTATGTCCAAGAATTTGGATCAGAATGTCAATTTCCAAATCAACGCCGTGTCTATTTGTCGTATCTGGATTCTGTGAAGTATTTTAGACCCGAGATTAAAGCAGTGACAGGGGAGGCTCTCCGTACATTTGTTTACCATGAAATTTTG ATTGGATACCTTGAATACTGCAAGAAGAGAGGTTTTACTAGCTGCTATATATGGGCTTGCCCTCCTTTAAAGGGTGAAGACTACATATTATATTGCCATCCAGAAATCCAGAAAACACCAAAATCTGATAAACTCCGGGAGTG GTATTTGTCAATGCTAAGAAAAGCCTCTAAGGAAAATATTGTGGTTGAACTAACTAATTTATATGATCATTTCTTTGTATCTACTGGGGAATGCAAGGCAAAGGTAACAGCTGCAAGGTTGCCATACTTTGATGGTGACTATTGGCCTGGTGCTGCAGAGGATTTAATTTATCAGCTTAACCAAGAAGAAGATGGCAGAAAACAGAACAAGAAGGGAACAACCAAAAAGACCATAACAAAAAGGGCTCTTAAGGCATCTGGTCAGTCGGATCTTTCTGGTAACGCATCGAAGGATCTGCTACTAATGCATAAA CTTGGTGAGACAATATGCCCAATGAAGGAAGACTTTATCATGGTTCATTTACAGCATTGCTGCACCCACTGTTGTGTTTTGATGGTATCGGGAAACCGCTGGGTTTGCCACCAATGCAAAAACTTTCAGATTTGTGATAA CTGTTACGAGGCTGAACAGAAGCGTGAAGAAAGGGAGCGGCATCCTATCAACCAAAGGGAGAAACATGCACTCTATCGT GTTGAAATCACTGATGTGCCTGCTGATACAAAGGATAAAGATGAAATTCTTGAGAGTGAATTCTTTGACACGAGACAAGCATTTCTTAGTCTTTGTCAAGGAAATCATTATCAGTATGATACTCTACGCCGGGCTAAGCATTCTTCAATGATGGTCCTTTACCATCTCCATAATCCAACTGCTCCTGCTTTTGTTACAACATGCAATATATGTCATCTTGACATTGAAACGGGTCAAGGTTGGCGCTGTGAAGTGTGCCCTGATTATGATGTATGCAATGCTTGTTACCAAAAGGATGGGGGTATTGATCATCCTCATAAGTTGACAAATCATCCATCAATGGCTGATCGTGATGCCCAGAATAAAGAAGCTAGGCAGCTAAGGGTTCTACAG CTTAGGAAAATGCTTGATCTTCTGGTGCATGCATCACAGTGCCGTTCTCCACATTGCCAATATCCAAATTGTCGTAAGGTGAAGGGACTTTTCCGACATGGGATTCAATGCAAGACACGTGCTTCTGGAGGTTGTGTTCTGTGCAAGAAAATGTGGTATCTCCTGCAACTTCATGCTCGGGCATGCAAAGAATCAGAATGCCACGTACCACGTTGCAG AGATCTAAAAGAACATTTGAGAAGGCTGCAGCAGCAGTCTGATTCACGGCGAAGGGCTGCTGTGATGGAGATGATGAGACAGAGAGCTGCAGAGGTTGCTGGCAACTCTGGGTAA